From the Vanessa cardui chromosome 18, ilVanCard2.1, whole genome shotgun sequence genome, one window contains:
- the LOC124537260 gene encoding cilia- and flagella-associated protein 20-like, translating into MYRNAYQRGMLTVFFSVGSKPLAIWDTHTQDGYITRFLDQDIKSMVLEIGGTNVSTTYITCPKGQMVLGITMPFLVMIVKNLKKYFSFEVTILDETGTRRRFRVSNFQSSTQILPLCTVMPIGLSDGWNQIQFNLAEFTRRAYKKQYVEVQKLKINANIRLRRVYFTERLIPEDQLPPEYKLYFPLTSKYAKDKKAIQPNAVDKENVKPSTSQSLKERSTTQSREGLRSKVDLVKSSKTSVHSNKKVPLNESRGDSKTVVETVKEEIIKAEQQEELINNEQEQIAEESIKKEESVGDKEEGKANEEESEVKNEPEEEETAA; encoded by the coding sequence ATGTATAGGAACGCGTATCAACGAGGGATGCTTACGGTGTTTTTCAGTGTTGGCTCAAAACCATTAGCTATATGGGATACTCATACGCAGGATGGGTATATAACAAGATTTTTGGACCAAGATATTAAGTCCATGGTGTTAGAGATAGGTGGAACTAACGTAAGTACAACATATATTACTTGTCCGAAAGGCCAAATGGTTTTAGGTATTACGATGCCGTTTCTGGTTATGATagtaaaaaatttgaaaaagtactttTCATTTGAAGTAACTATTCTTGACGAAACAGGAACTCGAAGGAGGTTTCGAGTATCTAACTTTCAAAGCAGCACTCAAATTCTTCCTCTCTGTACAGTAATGCCTATTGGTCTTTCTGATGGATGGAATCAAATCCAGTTCAATTTAGCAGAATTCACTCGTCGAGCGTATAAGAAACAGTATGTTGAAGTACAAAAGCTTAAAATAAATGCCAATATAAGGCTTCGTAGAGTTTATTTTACTGAACGTCTGATACCGGAGGATCAATTGCCACCAgagtacaaattatattttccaCTGACATCTAAATATGCAAAAGATAAAAAAGCCATTCAACCGAATGCAGTTGATAAAGAAAATGTGAAACCGTCAACGTCACAATCTTTAAAAGAACGTAGCACTACACAGAGTCGTGAAGGTTTAAGAAGTAAAGTAGATTTAGTGAAAAGTTCGAAAACTTCCGTTCATTCTAATAAAAAAGTACCCTTAAATGAATCACGAGGTGATTCAAAGACGGTTGTTGAAACAGttaaagaagaaataattaaagCAGAACAACAAGAagagttaattaataatgaacagGAACAGATAGCAGAGGAGTCTATAAAAAAAGAGGAAAGTGTAGGTGATAAAGAAGAAGGTAAAGCTAATGAGGAGGAAAGTGAAGTAAAAAATGAACCCGAGGAAGAAGAAACAGCAGCTTAA
- the LOC124537174 gene encoding cilia- and flagella-associated protein 20-like — MFKNTYQSGLLSIFYSCGSNPLAIWDMEVKNGHIKRLTDNEVNSIVLEIVSTNVATTFITCPKRNQVLGIKLPFLVMIVKNLKRYFSFEITIVDDKNMRRRFRISNFQSTTKIKPFCTCMPIGLSGGWNQIQFNLADFTRRAYGTQFIEVQRVQVHANARLRRIYFSERLYTEEELPQDYKLYLPMEKKSKKAKQEKKEEETAKKIPAQPPVTAAPVEVVAEPPVESKVSAATIPPPVAVSEEKIATHTESVVEIIPETVVVEVSSKEGEETISAKVEGEENNEPTAEEITEIKPDEDMPVEE; from the coding sequence atgtttaaaaatacgtaTCAAAGtggattattatcaatattctaCAGTTGTGGTTCAAATCCACTAGCAATATGGGACATGGAAGTAAAAAATGGTCACATAAAACGCCTAACAGATAATGAAGTGAACTCTATAGTACTAGAAATAGTGAGTACAAATGTTGCGACAACTTTTATTACGTGTCCAAAGAGGAATCAAGTGTTGGGCATCAAACTTCCTTTTCTTGTGATGATTGTGAAAAACCTCAAAAGATATTTTTCGTTTGAAATAACCATTGTCGACGATAAAAACATGCGGAGACGATTTAGGATTTCAAATTTTCAGTCCACGACAAAGATTAAACCATTCTGTACATGTATGCCGATTGGATTATCCGGTGGTTGGAACCAAATACAGTTTAATTTAGCTGATTTTACAAGACGTGCTTATGGTACACAGTTTATAGAAGTGCAACGAGTACAGGTGCATGCTAATGCTCGTTTACGGAGAATATATTTTAGCGAACGACTTTATACTGAGGAAGAATTGCCTCAAGactataaactatatttacCAATGGAGAAAAAGTCAAAGAAAGCTAAACAGGAAAAGAAAGAAGAGGAGACTGCGAAAAAGATTCCAGCTCAACCTCCTGTTACAGCAGCCCCAGTGGAAGTTGTCGCTGAACCACCAGTGGAAAGTAAGGTTAGTGCAGCTACTATACCACCACCAGTTGCTGTGTCTGAGGAAAAAATAGCAACACATACTGAGTCTGTTGTTGAGATTATACCTGAAACAGTTGTAGTAGAAGTATCGTCAAAAGAAGGCGAAGAAACTATATCAGCCAAAGTGGAAGGTGAAGAAAATAATGAACCAACTGCTGAAgaaataacagaaataaaaccGGATGAAGATATGCCTGTAGAAGAATGA